In Brachypodium distachyon strain Bd21 chromosome 2, Brachypodium_distachyon_v3.0, whole genome shotgun sequence, one genomic interval encodes:
- the LOC100837879 gene encoding transmembrane protein 56 codes for MDLSTTSEMAKAYSDKAESLVKEYLLADSYVSYTAVLGGILMCKMVYDITHLVSSFYYKSYASLSKIQKLEWNNRGMSTIHAMFITFMSVYLVFFSDLFSDQLDGPVTLRSSNISNFTLGVSVGYFITDLAMILWVYPKLGGLEYLLHHILSLVSIVYAMYSGEGQLYTYMVLISETTTPGINLRWFLDTAGLKRSKAYLVNGVSMFVAWLVARIILFIYLFYHIYFHYDQVMLMQTFSCLLIFAVPTILLVMNTIWFAKILRGLQKTLAKKQ; via the exons ATGGATCTGTCCACAACTTCAGAAATGGCTAAGGCCTACTCGGACAAAGCAGAATCACTTGTTAAGGAATATCTTCTTGCAGATTCATATGTTTCGTACACCGCTGTGCTTGGTGGGATCCTGATGTGCAAGATG GTCTATGACATTACACACTTAGTCAGCTCATTCTACTACAAGAGTTATGCTTCTCTTTCGAAAATCCAAAAGCTTGAGTGGAACAACAG GGGCATGTCCACCATTCATGCAATGTTCATCACATTCATGTCAGTGTACCTAGTATTCTTCTCCGATCTATTCTCTGATCAGCTGGATGGACCAGTAACTTTGCGGAGCTCAAACATCTCTAATTTTACACTGGGG GTTTCTGTCGGGTACTTCATCACTGACCTTGCTATGATACTATGGGTTTATCCTAAACTAGGTGGACTGGAGTAT CTTCTCCATCACATCCTGTCACTTGTTTCCATAGTCTATGCTATGTATTCTGGGGAAGGTCAGTTGTATACATACATGGTTCTCATCTCTGAAACAACCACGCCTGGAATCAACCTCCGATG GTTTCTTGATACTGCTGGACTGAAAAGATCCAAAGCCTATCTTGTGAATGGTGTCTCAATGTTTGTTGCATGGCTG GTGGCACGGATAATTTTGTTCATCTACTTGTTCTACCACATCTACTTCCACTATGACCAG GTCATGCTGATGCAGACATTCAGCTGCCTTCTGATTTTTGCCGTGCCCACGATACTGCTCGTTATGAACACTATTTGGTTTGCCAAGATCTTGAGAGGCCTTCAGAAGACGCTGGCCAAGAAGCAGTGA
- the LOC100835324 gene encoding uncharacterized protein At4g15545, with translation MTQTPTTSTSAAAAPAEAGLSDAIAAALPPDPYEQLEVARKITAVAVASRASRLEHEAARLRQKLADKDRLAADLADRAAALDQALRDADARLRAILDDNAKLVKERDSLAHTSKKLARDLAKLETFKRHLMQSLGDENSSSQETVDIRTCEQGNSWRSEGSANSHPVSTTTRADGSSQVESTNQDVARPFEQKLTITHITPRLVASDPAPRLRSSAEAPRRYSTAVSPKLTSGAASPRRYSTAVSPKLASSAAATSPRREGHMAMSAWLPSSKMSSAANSPPRGHSMSGRTTRVDGKEFFRQARSRLSYEQFAAFLANIKELNAHRQSQQETLEKADEIFGAGNKDLFVSFQGLLSRSLT, from the exons ATGACGCAAACTCCCACTACCAGtaccagcgccgccgccgcgccggcggaggccggGCTATCGGACGCCATCGCggccgcgctgccgccggaccCGTACGAGCAGCTGGAGGTGGCCCGCAAGATCacggccgtggccgtggcctcCCGCGCCTCCCGCCTCGAGCACGAGGCCGCGCGCCTCCGCCAGAAGCTCGCCGACAAGgaccgcctcgccgccgacctcgccgacagggccgccgccctcgACCAGGCCCtccgcgacgccgacgcccgcctccgcgccaTCCTCGACGACAAC GCTAAGCTGGTGAAGGAGAGGGACTCGCTCGCGCACACGTCGAAGAAGCTGGCCAGGGACCTCGCCAAG CTGGAGACATTCAAGAGGCACCTAATGCAGTCACTCGGTGACGAGAATTCTTCA AGTCAGGAAACTGTAGACATAAGGACCTGCGAGCAAGGGAATTCTTGGAGATCAG AAGGATCGGCAAATAGCCATCCCGTGTCCACCACCACCCGAGCCGATGGATCTTCCCAAGTCGAAAGCACGAACCAGGACG TGGCAAGGCCATTCGAGCAGAAGCTTACCATCACGCACATAACTCCGCGCCTGGTGGCTTCCGATCCTGCGCCGAGACTGAGATCGTCTGCCGAAGCCCCTAGAAGGTACTCCACTGCCGTATCCCCGAAATTGACCTCCGGCGCCGCATCCCCTAGGCGATACTCCACGGCCGTGTCACCTAAACTTGcgtccagcgccgccgccacttcGCCGAGGAGAGAAGGTCATATGGCCATGTCGGCGTGGCTCCCCTCGAGCAAGATGTCCTCTGCAGCCAATTCGCCACCTCGCGGGCACTCAATGTCGG GGCGCACGACAAGGGTAGATGGCAAGGAGTTCTTCCGCCAGGCAAG GAGCCGTCTCTCGTACGAACAGTTTGCAGCTTTCCTCGCCAACATCAAGGAGCTCAACGCCCACAGGCAATCACAACAG GAGACCCTCGAGAAGGCGGACGAGATATTCGGCGCAGGAAACAAGGACCTCTTCGTGTCATTTCAGGGCTTGCTTAGCCGTAGCCTGACGTAG